A window of Melopsittacus undulatus isolate bMelUnd1 chromosome 2, bMelUnd1.mat.Z, whole genome shotgun sequence contains these coding sequences:
- the DGAT2 gene encoding diacylglycerol O-acyltransferase 2 — protein MKTIIAAYSGVLRGTGSNILSSLQDLFWLSKSKVEKQLQIISVLQWVLTFLVMGIACTLILMYILCTDCWAIAALYLAWLVFDWNTPKKGGRRSQWVRNWAIWRYFRDYFPIRLVKTHNLLTTRNYIFGYHPHGIMGLGAFCNFSTEATGVGQKFPGIRPYLATLAGNFRMPILRDYLMSGGICPVNRDSIDYILSKNGSGNAIIIVVGGAAESLNCTPGKNSVTLKNRKGFVKLALRHGADLVPVYSFGENEVYKQVIFEEGSWGRWVQKKFQKHIGFAPCIFHGRGLFSSNTWGLLPYSKPITTVVGEPITIPKICNPTQKEVDFYHSLYVDSLIKLFDKYKSKFGLPETEVLEVN, from the exons GCACAGGTTCGAACatcctttcttctctgcaggacttGTTCTGGCTATCGAAATCCAAAGTAGAGAAACAACTCCAGATCATCTCTGTGCTGCAATGGGTCCTCACTTTCCTTGTCATGG GTATTGCTTGCACTTTAATCCTCATGTACATACTGTGCACAGACTGCTGGGCCATTGCTGCTCTGTATTTAGCCTGGCTGGTGTTTGACTGGAATACACCAAAGAAAG gTGGCAGAAGATCCCAATGGGTGAGGAACTGGGCCATATGGAGGTACTTCAGGGATTACTTTCCAATAAGA ctggTTAAAACCCACAACCTGCTGACCACCAGGAATTACATCTTTGGGTACCATCCACACGGCATCATGGGCTTAGGTGCCTTCTGCAACTTCAGCACAGAGGCCACTGGTGTTGGCCAGAAATTCCCTGGGATAAGGCCATACCTTGCTACCCTGGCTGGGAACTTCAGGATGCCCATTCTGAGGGACTACCTCATGTCTGGTG GTATATGTCCTGTGAACCGTGACAGCATAGACTACATCCTGTCCAAGAACGGCAGCGGCAACGCCATCATCATCGTGGTTGGAGGAGCAGCTGAATCCCTGAACTGCACCCCAGGGAAGAACTCTGTGACACTGaagaacaggaagggatttGTCAAACTGGCCCTAAGGCATGG TGCGGACCTGGTTCCTGTCTACTCCTTTGGGGAGAATGAAGTGTACAAGCAAGTGATCTTCGAGGAGGGCTCCTGGGGAAGATGGGTTCAGAAGAAGTTCCAGAAGCACATTGGGTTTGCTCCATGCATCTTCCATGGCCGTGGTCTCTTCTCTTCCAACACCTGGGGGTTGTTACCTTACTCCAAGCCCATCACCACTGTTG TTGGAGAGCCCATCACCATCCCCAAAATCTGCAACCCAACCCAGAAGGAAGTGGACTTCTACCATAGCTTGTATGTGGACTCCCTGATCAAACTCTTTGACAAGTACAAGAGCAAATTTGGCCTGCCAGAGACTGAGGTCTTGGAAGTCAACTGA